In Allomuricauda ruestringensis DSM 13258, the following proteins share a genomic window:
- a CDS encoding GlmU family protein, which yields MNYILSDGNHREDLFPFTFTRPVSEIRVGILTIHEKWEKWLNASVSFQTEDYMSEKYPLTVAAENTVINGSYLPNQSLIDAINNLKMGEALMAGTDYIAYVAEKPEGNFDTSTYTTVAFDGDVLTIKHTWDIFSNNARALQADFDVLTEGRTSQPIPDTNQVKNPENIFIEEGATVEFCILNASTGPIYIGKNALMMEGCMVRGGLALCESAILKMGAKIYGAVTAGPGCKLGGEVNNAVLFANSNKGHDGFLGNSVLGEWCNIGADTNTSNLKNNYAPVRLWNYKTEGFAKTGLQFCGLMMGDHSKCGINVMFNTGTVIGVSANIFGSGFPRNFIPSFSWGGATAGYTAFRTNKAFEVAEAMMKRRNMEFNETEAKILEHVFEFTKKWRNY from the coding sequence ATGAACTATATCCTTTCAGACGGTAATCACCGCGAAGACCTTTTTCCCTTTACGTTCACACGCCCCGTATCCGAGATTCGGGTGGGTATTTTGACCATCCATGAAAAATGGGAAAAATGGCTGAACGCATCCGTGAGTTTTCAAACCGAAGATTACATGTCCGAAAAGTATCCCTTGACGGTCGCGGCAGAAAACACCGTAATCAATGGCAGTTATTTGCCCAATCAATCTTTGATCGATGCCATCAACAACTTAAAAATGGGAGAAGCTTTGATGGCAGGTACGGATTACATTGCTTACGTGGCAGAAAAGCCCGAAGGGAATTTTGACACATCAACATATACAACCGTTGCTTTTGATGGTGACGTGCTGACCATTAAACATACTTGGGACATTTTTTCCAACAACGCAAGGGCGCTTCAAGCTGATTTTGATGTATTGACCGAGGGAAGAACCAGTCAACCCATTCCCGATACCAACCAAGTTAAGAACCCAGAGAATATTTTTATCGAAGAAGGAGCCACGGTGGAGTTCTGTATTTTGAATGCCTCCACAGGCCCTATTTATATTGGTAAAAACGCCTTGATGATGGAAGGTTGTATGGTACGAGGTGGATTGGCCCTTTGCGAAAGCGCCATTTTAAAGATGGGCGCCAAGATCTACGGTGCCGTTACCGCTGGACCGGGCTGCAAATTGGGCGGGGAAGTGAATAATGCGGTACTGTTTGCCAATTCCAACAAAGGGCACGATGGTTTCCTTGGAAACTCCGTGCTAGGGGAGTGGTGCAATATTGGGGCCGACACCAATACCTCTAATTTGAAAAATAATTATGCGCCCGTACGCCTGTGGAACTACAAAACCGAAGGTTTTGCCAAAACAGGACTGCAATTTTGTGGGTTGATGATGGGTGACCACAGCAAATGTGGTATCAATGTAATGTTCAACACAGGAACGGTGATTGGGGTAAGCGCCAACATATTTGGCAGCGGATTCCCCAGAAACTTTATTCCCAGTTTTAGCTGGGGCGGCGCAACGGCAGGCTACACCGCGTTTAGGACCAATAAGGCTTTTGAAGTGGCCGAGGCTATGATGAAACGCCGTAATATGGAATTCAACGAAACCGAAGCCAAGATACTGGAACACGTTTTTGAGTTTACCAAAAAGTGGCGGAACTACTAA
- a CDS encoding LytR/AlgR family response regulator transcription factor has protein sequence MMSTYTTLIIDDERLAREEVRRALESYPEFEIVGEANNVEVAIGLIEKEQPDIIFLDIHMPEKSGFDLLEELGTVPEVVFTTAYDQYAVQAFEVNALDYLVKPLREERFAQTIEKVKLELQKKEEAQKAPLASHQKIFIKDGEKVYFIALAEISLIESLENYARLYFGDKKAMIKRSLNQLEEKLDPNTFFRANRSQIINTEYIKEIHPYFNNKLQLVLTTGEKIALSSRQSVKFKKRNSL, from the coding sequence ATGATGAGTACGTATACAACTTTGATCATAGATGATGAGCGCTTGGCCCGAGAAGAGGTCCGAAGAGCCCTTGAAAGCTATCCCGAATTTGAAATTGTAGGTGAAGCGAACAATGTAGAGGTTGCTATTGGTCTGATAGAAAAAGAACAACCGGATATCATCTTTTTGGATATTCATATGCCGGAGAAATCGGGCTTTGATCTGTTGGAGGAGTTGGGAACCGTTCCCGAAGTGGTGTTTACAACGGCCTATGATCAATACGCTGTCCAAGCTTTTGAAGTAAATGCCTTGGATTATTTGGTAAAACCGCTAAGGGAGGAGCGCTTTGCCCAAACCATCGAAAAGGTAAAGCTGGAACTGCAAAAGAAGGAAGAAGCGCAAAAAGCACCCTTGGCAAGCCATCAAAAAATATTTATCAAGGATGGCGAAAAGGTATACTTTATTGCGTTGGCCGAGATAAGTTTAATCGAATCCTTGGAAAATTATGCACGCCTGTATTTTGGAGATAAAAAAGCCATGATCAAACGCTCCCTCAACCAACTGGAAGAAAAATTGGACCCAAATACGTTTTTTCGGGCCAACCGAAGTCAAATCATCAATACGGAATACATCAAGGAAATCCACCCGTATTTCAACAACAAACTGCAGTTGGTATTGACCACAGGGGAAAAGATAGCGCTCTCGAGCAGGCAATCGGTAAAGTTCAAAAAACGGAACAGTTTGTAG
- a CDS encoding ImmA/IrrE family metallo-endopeptidase, translating into MNTVKVGDKFEDKSYRLIERAIENDELGISKSSAKVFKKKGYYSSKREKKIIFDLSIEIWPKDAKRYSFLFLIECKSSNSKKVPVDDVEEFWAKVDQVAGKNVKGVMISDNSFQKGGLTFAKNTGMMLIEVDSENNHKIILHRTDKEKDKKDKKNSIEEIFSKFIQKTLGLKKVKGLKKLSANQIENLATPILDKYNKLHSAIEIDSFIEHLKNEYKLTFDFSKNLETVNGKQIAGFYDVEKKQILIDRSIVGTEKFPFVLGHELGHFFLHSKLKINQERYNDFEDSHYDFFADRHLLNNDKNWIEWQANKFAIALFLPKLLFLPHLIAYRTSIGINRPYHIYLDEQKINQQDYYKTVDYLSDYFGISKTSVKFRIEELQLITYAKPKDDLRNVIRRAFYE; encoded by the coding sequence ATGAACACAGTTAAAGTTGGAGATAAATTCGAAGATAAATCCTATCGATTAATTGAAAGAGCAATCGAAAATGATGAATTGGGAATTTCAAAATCTTCAGCAAAAGTGTTCAAGAAAAAAGGTTATTATTCTTCAAAAAGAGAGAAAAAAATAATTTTTGATTTATCAATCGAAATATGGCCAAAAGACGCTAAGCGATATTCATTTTTGTTTTTGATTGAATGTAAAAGTTCAAATTCAAAAAAAGTTCCTGTTGACGATGTAGAAGAGTTTTGGGCTAAAGTTGACCAAGTAGCTGGTAAAAATGTAAAAGGTGTTATGATTTCTGATAACTCTTTTCAAAAAGGCGGATTGACTTTTGCTAAAAACACAGGAATGATGCTCATCGAAGTGGATAGTGAGAACAATCATAAAATTATCCTACACCGAACTGATAAAGAGAAAGACAAGAAAGACAAGAAAAATTCCATTGAAGAAATTTTCTCAAAATTTATCCAAAAAACGCTCGGTCTAAAAAAAGTCAAAGGATTAAAAAAGTTATCAGCAAATCAAATTGAGAATCTTGCGACACCAATTTTAGATAAATATAACAAACTGCATTCTGCTATTGAAATTGACAGTTTTATTGAACATCTGAAAAATGAATATAAACTGACCTTTGATTTCAGCAAAAATTTAGAAACAGTAAATGGTAAGCAGATTGCAGGATTTTATGATGTTGAAAAAAAGCAAATTCTGATTGACAGGTCAATTGTAGGAACTGAAAAATTTCCATTCGTGTTAGGACACGAATTGGGACATTTCTTCTTGCATAGCAAACTCAAAATAAATCAAGAAAGATATAATGATTTCGAAGATTCTCATTATGATTTTTTTGCCGACAGGCATTTGTTAAATAATGATAAGAATTGGATTGAATGGCAAGCGAACAAGTTTGCTATAGCTTTATTCCTTCCTAAATTACTTTTTCTTCCACATTTAATTGCCTACAGAACAAGTATTGGAATAAATAGACCCTATCATATTTACTTGGACGAACAAAAAATAAACCAGCAAGACTACTACAAAACGGTAGATTATTTGTCAGACTATTTCGGAATTAGCAAGACATCGGTAAAATTTAGAATTGAAGAGCTTCAATTAATTACTTACGCTAAACCAAAAGACGATTTGCGAAACGTAATAAGAAGAGCATTTTATGAATAA
- a CDS encoding HNH endonuclease, producing the protein MNKTLKSLLAKGINSKVAEKIINSGYNLSTLSACSKEELEELGIDEFTRKQILDKRPPIPEDIIDNLLYKSMRTCCICRKSKRQIIIHHIIEWKVSRSNQEENLVVLCLKHHGEAHTYKELAQNLTADRIIAAKSKWENEVAEMSKKSAFKELEVITRQDYILREKWFNFLSKINMRIENIESSIEKFKFDFKIYGKSFLFLKVYDIEHIDDLINKENLIQNFKGAFFLDSLIVLGSKPFLSNEGFYSNETNIQIGWIYNHGGKNWDSVMLKENYDISNGKLFVENLLYENTNYKNFLTDDHFEEIMKIWNE; encoded by the coding sequence ATGAATAAAACTCTCAAATCATTACTTGCCAAAGGGATTAATAGTAAAGTTGCCGAAAAGATTATTAATTCTGGTTATAATCTATCTACTTTATCTGCCTGTTCCAAGGAGGAACTTGAAGAATTAGGCATAGATGAATTTACAAGGAAACAAATACTTGACAAGAGACCGCCAATCCCAGAAGATATTATAGATAATTTGCTGTACAAGTCAATGAGAACATGTTGTATTTGTAGAAAAAGTAAAAGACAAATAATAATTCATCATATAATAGAATGGAAAGTTTCACGAAGCAATCAAGAAGAAAACCTAGTAGTACTATGCCTTAAACACCATGGAGAAGCTCATACTTATAAAGAACTCGCTCAAAACTTAACCGCTGATAGAATAATTGCAGCCAAATCCAAATGGGAAAATGAAGTTGCGGAAATGAGTAAAAAATCTGCTTTCAAGGAATTAGAAGTAATTACCAGGCAAGATTATATCCTGCGAGAAAAGTGGTTCAATTTCTTGAGTAAAATCAATATGCGAATTGAAAATATTGAGAGTTCAATTGAGAAATTCAAATTTGATTTTAAAATTTATGGCAAATCGTTCTTGTTTTTAAAAGTATATGACATTGAACATATTGACGATTTAATTAATAAAGAAAATTTAATTCAAAATTTTAAAGGTGCATTTTTTTTAGATAGCCTAATTGTACTTGGGTCAAAACCATTTTTGAGTAATGAGGGTTTTTACAGCAACGAAACTAACATTCAAATTGGATGGATTTATAATCATGGAGGGAAAAATTGGGATTCAGTGATGCTCAAAGAGAATTATGATATATCCAATGGAAAACTATTCGTTGAAAATCTGCTTTATGAAAATACGAATTATAAGAACTTTCTAACTGATGACCATTTTGAAGAAATAATGAAGATTTGGAACGAATAA
- a CDS encoding DUF4199 domain-containing protein, with protein sequence MEQQQPKTGKFALNYGLLLGVISVVFGVMLYTQKMHYETNTTVIVISIVIMAAIVFMAVNAFKKANGGYLTISEALKVAVGLALIGTIITLAYQFVLTNFIEPDFMDKAMEIAKPKAMEQNPSMTEEQWEQGMEMQKRFAWIQYPVILIMNCVIGLVLGLITGLILKKSKADY encoded by the coding sequence ATGGAACAACAACAACCAAAAACAGGGAAATTTGCACTTAACTACGGACTATTGTTGGGTGTAATATCCGTGGTGTTCGGCGTTATGCTCTACACCCAAAAAATGCACTACGAGACAAATACTACTGTCATCGTAATCTCCATTGTAATAATGGCTGCCATCGTGTTTATGGCGGTCAACGCCTTTAAAAAGGCCAACGGTGGCTATTTAACCATTTCAGAAGCCTTAAAAGTTGCGGTTGGTTTGGCCTTAATTGGAACCATTATCACTTTGGCCTATCAATTTGTACTCACCAATTTTATTGAACCTGATTTTATGGATAAGGCCATGGAGATTGCTAAGCCAAAAGCCATGGAACAAAACCCCAGCATGACCGAGGAGCAATGGGAACAAGGTATGGAAATGCAGAAAAGATTCGCATGGATCCAATATCCCGTTATTTTGATCATGAACTGCGTAATCGGTTTAGTCTTGGGCCTTATTACGGGACTGATCTTGAAAAAGTCCAAAGCCGATTACTAA
- a CDS encoding DoxX family protein encodes MQNNKVEVGRSSIAVLRVMVSLIFIVASLNHLINTDKAVARIENAKFGALGHLLGPPEFSVIASGVVMLLAGIALAVGFKTKWSALLLILMLIPITLTIQLGQMATVGPLFKNIAILGGLLFFVLNPKLKKQ; translated from the coding sequence ATGCAAAACAATAAAGTTGAAGTTGGCCGGAGCTCGATAGCCGTGTTACGGGTCATGGTGAGTTTGATATTCATCGTGGCCAGTTTAAACCATTTGATCAATACCGATAAGGCCGTTGCTCGCATCGAAAATGCCAAGTTTGGAGCTTTGGGTCATTTATTGGGGCCACCGGAGTTTTCGGTGATTGCCTCTGGAGTGGTGATGCTGCTTGCCGGTATTGCTTTAGCTGTGGGCTTCAAGACCAAATGGTCGGCCTTACTGTTGATCTTGATGCTTATTCCCATCACTTTGACCATTCAATTGGGTCAAATGGCGACCGTAGGGCCGTTGTTCAAGAATATTGCTATTCTGGGAGGGCTCCTCTTTTTTGTACTGAATCCAAAACTTAAAAAACAATAA
- a CDS encoding CocE/NonD family hydrolase, protein MKNSINKIFILAVVALCFVTSCKEQAPVQTPRTITEDGKTYLVQDSILISTGDGARIHAIVVRNAEASEPSPAVLFHTIYARKSDLKRAKMAADHGYVGVVSYTRGKGLSPDSIVPYKYEATDTYELIDWISKQDWSNQKVGMYGGSYVGFTQWASVKHKVHSALKTIVPSVSAAPGIAEPMENGVYFNFHFPWHHYVSNNKYLDTTLYYNGQRWRDLNIKWFEKGVAYNVMDSLDGLPNPQFRERLLHPTYDAYWQNMMPYQEEFAHINIPVLATTGYYDGGQIGTQYYLNEHTKYNKNAEHYLVIGPYTHFGAQEKPNAHIFGYDIDPVAQIDITELIFDWFDYVLKGEAKPDLLEDKINYQVMGANAWGHAPSLQEMANDTLKYYLSNERSGVGFASLFDTGNNGQDIHYKLSEQPVDANEYLEQTIDFTDRSNLTWNSSGWRNIVEDSLLVGHGFSFATQPFDADFELNGSFGGEISVSINKKDFDYKVVLFEQTPDGKFFALTLPYVGRASYVRDWEHRQLLTPHEKVKLPFGIVRMTSRKISKGSRLVVVVNGIKDPFSEINYGTGKNVSEETIKDAKEPLTIKWYGDSYLEIPVMKK, encoded by the coding sequence ATGAAAAATTCAATCAACAAAATATTTATTCTTGCAGTGGTAGCCCTCTGTTTTGTAACCTCATGCAAGGAACAAGCCCCCGTTCAAACCCCAAGAACGATCACGGAAGACGGCAAAACGTATTTGGTTCAGGACAGTATATTGATTTCAACCGGTGATGGAGCAAGAATCCATGCAATCGTAGTTCGAAATGCCGAGGCTTCGGAACCAAGTCCAGCCGTGTTGTTTCATACCATCTACGCACGTAAAAGCGACCTAAAAAGAGCCAAAATGGCTGCGGACCATGGGTATGTGGGGGTGGTTTCGTACACTCGTGGCAAGGGCTTGAGCCCTGATTCGATTGTCCCCTATAAATATGAGGCAACGGACACCTACGAGCTAATCGATTGGATCAGTAAACAAGATTGGAGCAACCAAAAAGTGGGGATGTATGGTGGTAGCTATGTCGGGTTTACTCAATGGGCTTCTGTAAAACATAAGGTGCACTCGGCATTAAAAACCATTGTCCCGTCTGTTTCGGCAGCGCCGGGTATTGCTGAACCCATGGAAAATGGAGTTTATTTTAATTTCCACTTTCCTTGGCACCATTACGTTTCCAACAACAAGTATTTGGACACCACTTTGTATTATAATGGTCAAAGGTGGCGAGACCTTAACATAAAATGGTTTGAAAAAGGGGTGGCCTACAATGTCATGGATAGCTTGGACGGATTGCCTAACCCACAGTTTCGGGAGCGGTTATTACACCCTACCTACGATGCCTATTGGCAAAACATGATGCCCTACCAAGAGGAGTTTGCGCATATAAACATTCCCGTTTTGGCAACAACAGGCTACTATGATGGTGGGCAAATAGGAACGCAGTATTATTTAAATGAGCATACCAAATACAACAAAAATGCGGAGCATTATTTGGTTATAGGACCATACACCCATTTTGGAGCCCAAGAAAAACCCAATGCCCATATTTTTGGGTACGATATAGACCCCGTGGCCCAAATCGATATCACGGAATTGATTTTTGATTGGTTCGATTATGTATTAAAAGGTGAAGCCAAGCCAGATTTATTAGAAGACAAGATCAACTATCAGGTTATGGGGGCCAATGCATGGGGGCACGCCCCCTCGCTGCAAGAAATGGCGAATGACACACTCAAATATTATTTGAGCAACGAGCGTTCGGGAGTTGGCTTTGCATCGCTGTTTGATACCGGAAATAATGGACAAGATATCCATTACAAGCTTTCTGAGCAGCCTGTAGATGCTAATGAATATTTAGAACAGACCATTGACTTTACCGACCGAAGCAATCTAACCTGGAACTCAAGTGGCTGGAGGAACATTGTTGAGGACAGTTTACTAGTGGGACATGGTTTTTCCTTTGCAACCCAACCTTTTGATGCCGATTTTGAACTGAACGGTTCTTTTGGAGGGGAGATTTCGGTATCCATCAATAAAAAGGATTTTGATTATAAAGTTGTGTTGTTCGAGCAGACCCCTGATGGAAAATTCTTTGCACTGACCTTGCCCTATGTGGGCAGGGCCAGTTATGTGCGAGATTGGGAGCACCGACAATTATTGACACCCCATGAAAAGGTAAAACTCCCATTTGGAATCGTACGGATGACAAGTAGGAAAATAAGTAAGGGCAGTCGGTTGGTCGTGGTGGTCAATGGAATTAAAGACCCCTTTTCTGAAATCAATTATGGTACAGGTAAAAATGTCAGTGAAGAAACCATCAAGGATGCCAAAGAACCTTTGACCATTAAATGGTATGGGGACAGTTATTTAGAAATTCCAGTGATGAAAAAATAA
- a CDS encoding sensor histidine kinase: MPNKTTNTRLSLYWKCQFIGWGLVSLLWLYIALVRDQFTITQALINYILDVAICIGLTHTYRLVALRSNWNQLGIKKLIRKVVPSILILAVLFMLIMNLKTSVYIYLINDSNTFSINLLVWNPVLITGLRHMSIWVLAYHAYHFYIKEVHTAKTNAQLSVIAKQSQLDNLAAQLNPHFLFNSLNSIKALVFENPKSARRAIDLLSDLLRSSLYEKEHTTISIAEEMALVKDYVELEKLRFEERLNITFDIDHTLENFKIPPLSIQLLVENAIKHGIDKQLEGGTVEISVQKKNDHVVISVKNPGNLSKGKHKGVGLKNLNERLLLQYEGRAEFKVDTPSENRVVATLMIPIEK; this comes from the coding sequence ATGCCGAACAAAACGACAAATACAAGACTATCCCTCTATTGGAAATGCCAATTTATTGGCTGGGGCCTTGTTTCCCTTTTGTGGCTTTACATTGCTTTGGTACGGGATCAGTTTACCATTACTCAAGCTTTAATCAATTATATATTGGATGTTGCCATTTGTATTGGCCTTACGCATACCTACCGTTTGGTAGCCCTAAGGTCAAATTGGAACCAGTTGGGAATCAAAAAGTTGATACGAAAAGTTGTGCCGTCAATTTTAATATTGGCGGTTTTGTTTATGCTTATCATGAACCTAAAAACGTCAGTATACATCTATTTAATTAATGATTCTAATACCTTTTCAATAAACCTTTTGGTTTGGAACCCTGTTTTAATCACGGGACTACGGCATATGTCCATTTGGGTATTGGCCTATCATGCCTATCACTTCTATATTAAAGAGGTACATACGGCCAAAACAAACGCCCAGCTTTCGGTAATTGCAAAGCAAAGTCAGTTGGACAATCTAGCTGCACAGTTGAATCCGCATTTTTTGTTCAATTCCTTGAATTCCATCAAAGCCTTGGTGTTTGAAAACCCGAAAAGTGCACGAAGGGCCATCGACTTGTTATCTGACTTATTGCGTTCATCATTGTATGAAAAAGAGCATACTACCATATCCATTGCAGAAGAAATGGCATTGGTAAAGGATTATGTGGAGTTGGAAAAACTTCGATTTGAGGAACGCCTGAATATTACTTTTGATATTGACCACACGCTTGAAAACTTTAAAATCCCGCCATTAAGTATTCAACTTTTGGTAGAAAACGCTATCAAACACGGGATAGATAAACAGTTGGAAGGAGGCACCGTGGAAATTTCGGTTCAAAAGAAGAACGACCATGTGGTGATAAGTGTTAAAAACCCCGGAAATCTTTCCAAAGGAAAGCATAAGGGGGTAGGGCTTAAAAATCTTAATGAACGGCTTTTGTTGCAATATGAGGGCAGGGCTGAATTTAAGGTTGATACCCCTTCGGAAAACAGGGTGGTTGCCACATTAATGATTCCAATTGAAAAATGA
- a CDS encoding bifunctional metallophosphatase/5'-nucleotidase: MQTIKYLGLVALLFGTLSACKDSKTPAQDTEQTITILQTADIHGQLFPHDELFWENEHITFRKLGGLAHVKTLFEDERSKNPKGTLILDGGDMIQGSAFAALSEGKAFAPIIQEMGYDFLIPGNWEVVYGKKTMMDVLTQYDTPVISANMYHEATGESLFPQYFVKELKGVKLGFISYNDPEIPVRQNPSFSKGIRFDPIEENLEALITELKDNQKVDVLFLVTHIGISKQYDLANNPALERVDYVLGNDTHERIRKPLQAKYTKVTEPGAFASFVGKLTLTVKDGKVVNEDYDLLEVDPSTYAADEKVAQIIETATAPYQEEANQVLGYTGVPLYRYFVVENPMDNFITDAARWKTGVDISISNGFRFSTPISVEEGSKSPITKADLWSMLPVNEKVKIGKASGKQIKDWLEKELHNVFAQNPTERFGGWLVRFSGMELTFYANKPMGERVASIIIGGKPIQDDKLYTMSACRREGEPLPTLCRMPNTVETEVMDYTIHDVIEEYLKEKGTIAPTLDGRAKALDLGPNVLSQLPGTDYQFH, encoded by the coding sequence ATGCAGACTATAAAATATTTGGGCCTTGTCGCCCTGCTCTTCGGAACCCTATCCGCTTGCAAGGACAGCAAAACCCCTGCGCAAGACACCGAACAGACCATCACCATATTACAGACCGCCGATATTCACGGGCAGTTGTTCCCCCACGACGAACTTTTTTGGGAAAACGAACACATCACCTTTAGAAAATTGGGAGGGCTCGCCCATGTAAAAACTCTTTTTGAGGACGAACGCAGCAAAAACCCCAAAGGCACCTTGATCTTGGATGGTGGCGACATGATCCAAGGAAGTGCTTTTGCCGCACTTTCGGAAGGGAAGGCCTTTGCCCCCATCATCCAAGAAATGGGCTACGATTTTCTAATTCCGGGTAACTGGGAAGTGGTATATGGAAAGAAAACCATGATGGACGTGCTCACCCAGTATGACACTCCGGTAATTTCGGCCAATATGTACCACGAAGCCACGGGAGAATCTTTGTTTCCGCAGTATTTTGTAAAAGAATTGAAAGGCGTAAAACTGGGGTTTATCTCCTATAACGATCCTGAAATTCCAGTGCGACAGAATCCATCCTTCAGCAAAGGTATCCGTTTTGACCCCATCGAGGAAAACTTGGAAGCCCTGATCACCGAACTTAAGGACAACCAAAAGGTGGATGTGCTGTTTTTGGTAACGCACATCGGCATCAGCAAACAATACGATTTGGCCAACAACCCCGCCTTGGAGCGGGTGGACTACGTGCTGGGCAACGATACCCACGAACGAATCCGTAAACCCTTGCAGGCCAAATACACCAAAGTAACCGAGCCAGGGGCATTTGCGTCCTTTGTCGGCAAGCTTACCTTAACGGTTAAAGACGGCAAAGTGGTGAACGAAGATTACGATCTTTTGGAAGTGGACCCATCAACATACGCAGCAGATGAAAAAGTGGCCCAAATTATTGAAACAGCAACCGCTCCATATCAAGAAGAAGCGAATCAAGTGTTGGGATATACCGGTGTTCCGCTCTACCGTTATTTTGTAGTGGAAAATCCCATGGACAATTTTATTACCGATGCGGCCCGATGGAAAACAGGGGTGGATATTTCCATTTCCAATGGATTCCGATTCAGCACCCCAATCTCGGTGGAAGAAGGTAGTAAATCGCCTATCACCAAAGCGGATTTGTGGAGCATGCTCCCTGTAAATGAAAAGGTGAAAATTGGAAAGGCCAGCGGTAAACAAATCAAGGATTGGTTGGAAAAAGAATTGCACAATGTATTCGCACAAAACCCTACGGAACGTTTTGGCGGCTGGTTGGTGCGCTTTTCGGGCATGGAACTGACTTTCTATGCGAACAAACCAATGGGAGAGCGCGTAGCGTCCATAATAATTGGCGGCAAACCCATTCAAGATGACAAACTGTACACCATGTCCGCTTGTCGTAGGGAGGGTGAGCCCCTTCCTACCCTCTGCCGTATGCCCAACACCGTAGAAACCGAAGTGATGGACTACACCATCCACGATGTGATTGAGGAATACCTCAAAGAAAAGGGCACCATTGCCCCAACTTTGGACGGTCGTGCCAAGGCCTTGGATTTGGGGCCCAATGTATTATCGCAATTACCGGGCACGGATTATCAATTCCATTAA
- a CDS encoding type B 50S ribosomal protein L31, with protein sequence MRKGIHPENYRLVAFKDMSNDDVFITKSTAEAKETISVDGVEYPLVKLEISRTSHPYYTGKTKLVDTAGRIDKFKNKYKKFKKEEKETE encoded by the coding sequence ATGAGAAAAGGTATACACCCAGAAAACTATAGATTGGTTGCTTTTAAAGACATGTCCAACGACGATGTGTTTATTACAAAGTCCACTGCTGAAGCGAAAGAGACCATCAGTGTTGATGGTGTTGAATACCCTTTGGTAAAATTGGAAATTTCAAGAACTTCCCACCCATACTACACCGGTAAAACCAAATTGGTCGATACCGCTGGTAGAATTGACAAGTTCAAGAACAAGTACAAAAAATTCAAGAAAGAAGAGAAGGAGACCGAGTAG
- a CDS encoding sulfur reduction protein DsrE — protein sequence MKQLFTIAIMTITLLGGLTEVSAQSTYNKDQNNYIVLTRKIPQLKAILLAADELATDDGAQFGEFHVVICGETVKGLTDMEQMQPFLDLAKSEKIKLLACGFSLKKFGVDATKLPKEMGVVANGILYDFKLQKDGFLSITL from the coding sequence ATGAAACAATTATTCACTATAGCTATTATGACTATCACCCTGTTGGGAGGGCTGACCGAAGTCAGTGCGCAAAGCACCTACAACAAAGATCAGAACAACTACATTGTGCTTACCCGCAAAATTCCACAATTAAAGGCCATCTTGTTGGCCGCTGATGAACTGGCTACCGATGATGGTGCCCAGTTCGGGGAGTTCCATGTGGTTATCTGCGGAGAGACGGTGAAAGGACTAACAGACATGGAACAAATGCAACCGTTTCTGGATTTGGCCAAAAGTGAAAAAATAAAACTGCTGGCCTGTGGTTTTTCCCTTAAAAAATTCGGGGTGGATGCCACAAAATTGCCCAAGGAGATGGGGGTGGTAGCCAATGGGATTCTGTATGATTTTAAGCTACAAAAAGATGGGTTTTTAAGCATTACTTTGTAA